In a genomic window of Streptomyces katrae:
- a CDS encoding ATP-binding cassette domain-containing protein, producing MSGDGTGSWRRVGGEGRRFLRGRLRTLRTLALWSLLESAHTFLGGYAVARALDDGFLAARPATGLAWLAVAGAGALLGGLALRGVFGGLADLVEPLRDGLVRRAVRQALERAVADPARAGRDGAVSRLAQQTEMARDSFAGLVLVARSFVFTAAGALAGLAALAPVLLLFVLPPLLLGTAGFLLTLRPVARVQRKALDTDEALAARTGELAAGLRDVVACGGGARAGAGLRELIAGQERLTHLLARWTALRTLALGVAGRLPVVALLLGAPWLLGHGLSAGALAAALTYLVQSLLPALDALMGALGSSGTRLVVVLDRFCLPQPSPAAGTPEPEPGAAGAASPLRAGGGRAAELRRVRFAYGAHAQPVLDGLDLDLSEGEHLAVVGPSGIGKSTLMALLAGLLPPGGGSVLLAGAPARRPGPARGPDPRRTLLPQQAYVFTGSVRENLTHLCPGPVPGARLEQAVAALGADGLVERLGGPDAPVDPAALSQGERQQLALAAAYLSPAPLLLLDEATCHLDPAAEERAERALAGRPGTLVVVAHRISSAARADRVLVLDGSRAVVGTHADLPARSALYRELVGVWDARV from the coding sequence GTGAGCGGGGACGGCACCGGCTCCTGGCGGCGGGTCGGCGGCGAGGGGCGGCGCTTCCTGCGCGGCCGGCTGCGGACGCTGCGCACCCTCGCCCTGTGGTCACTGCTGGAGTCCGCCCACACCTTCCTCGGCGGGTACGCGGTGGCCCGCGCCCTCGACGACGGCTTCCTCGCCGCCCGCCCCGCGACCGGCCTCGCGTGGCTGGCGGTGGCCGGGGCCGGCGCCCTCCTCGGCGGGCTCGCCCTGCGGGGGGTGTTCGGCGGGCTCGCGGACCTGGTGGAACCCCTGCGCGACGGTCTGGTGCGCCGGGCCGTGCGCCAGGCCCTGGAGCGGGCGGTCGCCGATCCGGCGCGGGCCGGCCGGGACGGGGCGGTGTCGCGGCTGGCGCAGCAGACCGAGATGGCCCGGGACTCCTTCGCGGGGCTGGTGCTCGTCGCCCGGTCCTTCGTCTTCACCGCGGCCGGCGCCCTGGCCGGGCTGGCGGCGCTGGCACCCGTCCTGCTGCTGTTCGTCCTGCCGCCGCTGCTGCTGGGGACGGCCGGCTTCCTGCTCACCCTCCGTCCCGTGGCCCGGGTGCAGCGCAAGGCGCTCGACACCGACGAGGCACTGGCCGCGCGGACCGGTGAACTGGCGGCGGGCCTGCGCGATGTGGTCGCCTGCGGGGGCGGTGCGCGGGCCGGGGCCGGGCTGCGGGAGCTGATCGCCGGACAGGAACGGCTGACGCACCTGCTCGCCCGGTGGACCGCCCTGCGCACCCTGGCGCTGGGCGTGGCGGGCCGGCTGCCCGTCGTCGCGCTGCTCCTGGGCGCGCCCTGGCTGCTCGGCCACGGGCTGAGCGCGGGCGCGCTGGCCGCCGCGCTCACCTACCTGGTGCAGTCGCTGCTCCCGGCGCTCGACGCGCTCATGGGGGCCCTCGGCTCCTCGGGCACCAGGCTCGTGGTGGTCCTGGACCGGTTCTGTCTCCCGCAGCCGTCACCGGCCGCCGGGACACCGGAACCGGAACCCGGTGCGGCCGGTGCGGCTTCCCCGCTGCGGGCCGGCGGGGGGCGCGCGGCCGAGCTGCGCCGGGTGCGCTTCGCGTACGGCGCCCACGCCCAGCCGGTGCTCGACGGCCTCGACCTGGACTTGTCCGAGGGGGAGCACCTGGCCGTCGTGGGTCCGAGCGGCATCGGCAAGTCCACGCTCATGGCGCTGCTGGCCGGCCTCCTGCCGCCCGGCGGCGGGAGCGTGCTGCTGGCCGGCGCCCCGGCCCGCCGCCCGGGCCCCGCCCGGGGCCCCGATCCACGGCGGACCCTGCTGCCGCAGCAGGCGTACGTGTTCACCGGCTCCGTCCGCGAGAACCTGACCCACCTGTGCCCCGGGCCGGTACCCGGGGCGCGGCTGGAGCAGGCCGTGGCGGCCCTCGGGGCGGACGGCCTCGTGGAGCGGCTGGGCGGGCCGGACGCGCCGGTCGATCCGGCGGCGCTCTCCCAGGGCGAGCGGCAGCAGCTGGCCCTGGCGGCCGCCTACCTCTCCCCGGCTCCGCTGCTGCTGCTGGACGAGGCCACCTGCCACCTCGACCCGGCGGCCGAGGAACGCGCCGAGCGGGCCCTCGCCGGCCGGCCCGGCACGCTGGTCGTGGTGGCCCACCGCATCTCCTCCGCGGCGCGGGCCGACCGGGTCCTCGTACTCGACGGAAGCCGTGCGGTCGTCGGCACGCACGCGGACCTCCCGGCCAGGTCGGCCCTGTACCGGGAACTGGTGGGGGTGTGGGACGCCCGGGTGTGA
- a CDS encoding ATP-binding cassette domain-containing protein, which yields MTPPDVPGERATADAADRALKAAARHSAGRTAAVSGCSLAAACAALAEPAVLGHALDLLLRRDPSGTAWALGCAALTAAEVLLDAATARLTGSVDARSTAWLRRRGLTALLRTAPHHAARHSPGELSARLTAHAAGAGTVPAAVATAVTALLPPLGGLVALFLVDVWTGLAFLAGVPVLALLLRTFARASGAGVARYQRVQLALAGRLAEALAGARTIAAAGTVRREAARILAPLPELAREGREMWRVYGGTMARTSALMPLLLYVVLGVGGMRLAAGALGVGGLFAAVRYAGLAAGAGAVTGRLAAVVRGRAAARRMAALLELPELPQGDREYTADGPGTLELRAVRVERAGRTVLRDVDLCLPGGTTTAVVGRSGSGKSLLAAVAGRLTACDGGRVLLDGTPLEDLAADALRREVGHAFARPALFGESIGAAIAFGTRPEPGPDAVRAAARAAGADAFVRRLPEGYGTPLADAPMSGGELQRLGLARAFCGAGRVLVLDDATSGLDTVTAREVEHALAHGVRARTRLVVTHRAATAARADLVVWLENGTVRATGTHALLWREPGYRSLFGWDGDPVAGPEAGDGPHPGAGPAAGGAGR from the coding sequence ATGACCCCGCCCGACGTCCCCGGTGAGAGGGCGACGGCCGATGCCGCCGACCGGGCGCTGAAGGCGGCCGCCCGGCACAGCGCCGGCCGCACCGCCGCGGTGTCCGGCTGCTCGCTGGCCGCCGCGTGCGCGGCGCTCGCCGAACCGGCCGTGCTCGGCCACGCCCTCGACCTGCTGCTGCGCCGCGACCCCTCGGGGACCGCGTGGGCCCTGGGGTGCGCGGCGCTGACCGCCGCCGAAGTGCTGCTGGACGCGGCGACCGCGCGGCTCACCGGCAGCGTCGACGCCCGTTCCACGGCCTGGCTGCGCCGGCGCGGACTGACCGCGCTGCTGCGTACCGCACCGCACCACGCGGCCCGGCACTCCCCCGGCGAGCTCTCCGCCCGGCTCACGGCCCACGCCGCCGGCGCGGGGACCGTCCCCGCCGCCGTGGCGACGGCCGTCACGGCGCTGCTGCCGCCCCTCGGGGGTCTCGTCGCCCTGTTCCTCGTCGACGTGTGGACCGGCCTCGCCTTCCTGGCCGGGGTTCCCGTACTGGCGTTGCTGCTGCGGACCTTCGCCCGTGCGTCGGGAGCCGGCGTCGCCCGGTACCAGCGCGTGCAGCTCGCGCTCGCCGGACGGCTGGCCGAGGCCCTGGCCGGTGCCCGCACCATCGCCGCGGCCGGCACCGTGCGGCGGGAGGCGGCCCGCATCCTCGCACCGCTGCCCGAACTGGCCCGCGAGGGGCGGGAGATGTGGCGGGTCTACGGGGGCACCATGGCCCGGACCAGCGCCCTGATGCCGCTCCTGCTGTACGTGGTCCTCGGCGTGGGCGGGATGCGCCTCGCCGCCGGGGCGCTCGGTGTCGGCGGCCTGTTCGCCGCCGTCCGGTACGCCGGGCTCGCCGCCGGAGCCGGAGCCGTCACGGGCCGGCTCGCGGCGGTGGTGCGCGGCCGGGCCGCCGCACGCCGCATGGCCGCCCTCCTCGAACTGCCCGAACTCCCGCAGGGGGACCGGGAGTACACCGCGGACGGCCCCGGCACGCTGGAGCTGCGCGCGGTCCGCGTCGAGCGGGCCGGACGGACCGTCCTGAGGGACGTGGACCTGTGCCTCCCGGGCGGCACCACCACCGCGGTGGTGGGCCGGTCGGGCTCCGGCAAGAGCTTGCTGGCCGCCGTCGCCGGACGCCTCACCGCCTGCGACGGGGGCCGGGTGCTGCTCGACGGAACCCCGCTGGAGGACCTTGCCGCCGACGCGCTGCGCCGGGAGGTCGGCCACGCCTTCGCACGGCCGGCGCTGTTCGGGGAGAGCATCGGCGCGGCCATCGCCTTCGGGACCCGGCCCGAGCCCGGCCCGGACGCCGTGCGCGCGGCGGCCCGGGCAGCGGGGGCCGACGCCTTCGTACGCCGCCTGCCCGAGGGTTACGGCACCCCGCTCGCCGACGCGCCGATGTCGGGCGGGGAGCTGCAACGCCTCGGCCTGGCCCGGGCGTTCTGCGGGGCGGGCCGGGTGCTCGTACTGGACGACGCCACCTCCGGCCTGGACACCGTCACCGCCCGCGAGGTGGAGCACGCCCTGGCCCACGGGGTACGGGCCCGGACCCGCCTCGTGGTGACCCACCGCGCCGCCACGGCCGCCCGCGCCGACCTCGTCGTCTGGCTGGAGAACGGCACGGTCCGCGCGACGGGGACCCACGCGCTGCTGTGGCGCGAGCCCGGCTACCGCTCGCTGTTCGGCTGGGACGGGGACCCCGTCGCCGGGCCGGAGGCCGGCGACGGACCGCACCCCGGCGCCGGGCCGGCCGCCGGCGGGGCGGGCCGGTGA
- a CDS encoding SapB/AmfS family lanthipeptide has translation MTLLDLQSMETPKEENTEAAHLHGGGSRASLLLCGDSSLSVTTCN, from the coding sequence ATGACGCTCCTCGACCTGCAGTCCATGGAGACCCCGAAGGAAGAGAACACCGAGGCCGCCCACCTCCACGGCGGCGGCAGCCGCGCCAGCCTGCTCCTGTGCGGTGACAGCAGCCTGAGCGTCACGACCTGTAACTGA
- the lanKC gene encoding class III lanthionine synthetase LanKC, translating to MNNGHAAFCDADRWFYDAPYRRAGESFPAAVAPVPEGWGAHRSGDWLALRPAGLELPSQGWKIHVSAGLDNAERVLDRVHAYCTERRIAFKFVPSRYLLHLRNAKYADRAASGKFITVYPAGTDACRRIAEDLDALLAGEPGPYILSDLRWNDGPVHLRYGSFTLRHCYDERGELVPAVETPDGRLVPDARGPVFQPPAWAEKPAFLRPHLERRAAVTLEDVPYSVERALHFSNGGGVYAGRDTRTGEPVVLKEARPFAGLAADGADAVARLHRERRALERLDGLDCVPAVRGTFTVGDHHFLALEYLEGKPLNTYFARRHPLIEADPDPAELAAYTDWALKIHARVTEAVDAVHSRGIVFNDLHLFNIMVAEDPDTGEPSVALLDFEAAAPVEEGLRQTVANPAFVAPPDRRGFAVDRYALACLRLALFLPLTSLLVMDRGKAAHLADIAAAQFPVPRDFLDAAVREILAGPQDTAPGGTAPAAARPYLPAAPQDWPAARASLTAALHTTATPDREDRLFPGDPAQFATAGGGTAFGHGAAGVLYALAETGDAPWPEAEEWLLARTKEPASGTPLGFYDGLAGLAWTHHRLGHHDRALALAERLLDEPWQSAGPDLNGGLAGIGLALDSLGTSTGESSLHEAALRCADLAHAAAPALGRTGLLHGHSGIALLHLRLYERTGDPELLLRAGRFLHRDLDHCVTSAFGTLQVDEGWRTMPYLGAGSVGIGMVLDDHARHARDERFEEARAQIVRAAQATFYAQPGLFRGAAGMILHLSRTTTPGPGTRAGDIARQIEALARHALPYRGHLAFPGEQMMRLSMDLSTGTAGALLALGSAATGGRAHLPFLPPPRTAAAPEPVPHRGAVTPHDTPSKERKQP from the coding sequence GTGAACAACGGGCACGCGGCCTTCTGCGACGCCGACCGCTGGTTCTACGACGCACCGTACCGGCGCGCCGGCGAGAGCTTCCCGGCGGCCGTCGCCCCCGTACCCGAGGGGTGGGGTGCGCACCGCAGCGGCGACTGGCTCGCCCTGCGCCCCGCCGGCCTCGAACTGCCCTCCCAGGGCTGGAAGATCCACGTATCGGCCGGCCTCGACAACGCGGAGCGCGTCCTCGACCGGGTCCACGCCTACTGCACGGAGCGGCGGATCGCCTTCAAGTTCGTGCCCAGCCGCTACCTGCTGCACCTGCGCAACGCCAAGTACGCGGACCGTGCGGCGAGCGGCAAGTTCATCACCGTCTACCCGGCCGGCACGGACGCCTGCCGGCGCATCGCCGAGGACCTGGACGCCCTGCTGGCCGGCGAACCCGGCCCGTACATCCTGAGCGACCTGCGCTGGAACGACGGCCCGGTCCACCTGCGCTACGGCAGCTTCACCCTGCGGCACTGCTACGACGAGCGCGGCGAGCTGGTCCCCGCCGTCGAGACGCCCGACGGACGCCTGGTGCCGGACGCCCGCGGCCCGGTGTTCCAGCCGCCCGCCTGGGCGGAAAAGCCCGCCTTCTTACGGCCCCACCTGGAGCGCCGCGCGGCCGTCACCCTGGAGGACGTCCCGTACTCCGTGGAGCGGGCCCTGCACTTCTCCAACGGCGGCGGGGTCTACGCGGGCCGCGACACCCGCACCGGCGAGCCGGTCGTCCTCAAGGAGGCCCGCCCCTTCGCCGGGCTCGCCGCCGACGGGGCGGACGCCGTGGCCCGGCTGCACCGGGAGCGCAGGGCACTGGAGCGCCTGGACGGGCTGGACTGCGTCCCCGCCGTCCGCGGCACCTTCACCGTCGGGGACCACCACTTCCTGGCACTGGAGTACCTGGAAGGCAAACCGCTCAACACCTACTTCGCCCGCCGCCACCCCCTGATCGAGGCCGACCCCGACCCCGCCGAGCTCGCCGCCTACACCGACTGGGCCCTGAAGATCCACGCGCGGGTGACGGAAGCCGTGGACGCCGTCCACTCCCGCGGCATCGTCTTCAACGACCTGCACCTCTTCAACATCATGGTCGCCGAGGACCCGGACACGGGTGAACCCTCCGTCGCCCTGCTGGACTTCGAGGCCGCCGCCCCCGTCGAGGAGGGCCTGCGCCAGACGGTGGCCAACCCGGCCTTCGTCGCCCCGCCCGACCGGCGCGGCTTCGCCGTCGACCGCTACGCCCTGGCCTGTCTGCGCCTCGCCCTGTTCCTGCCGCTGACGAGCCTGCTCGTCATGGACCGGGGCAAGGCCGCCCACCTGGCGGACATCGCCGCCGCGCAGTTCCCCGTGCCCCGGGACTTCCTCGACGCGGCCGTGCGGGAGATCCTCGCCGGACCGCAGGACACCGCCCCCGGCGGGACGGCACCCGCCGCCGCCCGGCCGTACCTGCCGGCCGCGCCGCAGGACTGGCCCGCCGCCCGCGCCTCCCTGACCGCGGCCCTGCACACCACCGCCACCCCGGACCGTGAGGACCGCCTCTTCCCCGGCGACCCGGCCCAGTTCGCCACCGCCGGCGGCGGGACCGCCTTCGGCCACGGAGCCGCCGGCGTCCTGTACGCCCTGGCCGAGACGGGTGACGCGCCCTGGCCCGAGGCCGAGGAATGGCTGCTCGCCCGTACCAAGGAACCGGCGTCGGGCACCCCGCTCGGCTTCTACGACGGCCTCGCCGGACTGGCCTGGACCCACCACCGGCTCGGCCACCACGACCGTGCGCTCGCCCTCGCGGAACGCCTCCTGGACGAGCCCTGGCAGTCCGCGGGCCCCGACCTGAACGGCGGCCTCGCCGGCATCGGCCTCGCCCTGGACTCCCTCGGCACGTCCACGGGCGAGAGCTCCCTGCACGAGGCGGCCCTGCGCTGCGCCGACCTCGCCCACGCCGCGGCCCCCGCGCTGGGCCGGACGGGCCTCCTCCACGGCCACAGCGGGATCGCCCTGCTGCACCTGCGCCTGTACGAACGCACCGGTGACCCCGAACTGCTCCTGCGGGCCGGCCGCTTCCTCCACCGCGACCTCGACCACTGCGTCACCAGTGCCTTCGGCACCCTCCAGGTGGACGAGGGCTGGCGCACCATGCCGTACCTCGGGGCGGGCAGCGTGGGCATCGGCATGGTCCTCGACGACCATGCGCGCCACGCCCGCGACGAGCGGTTCGAGGAGGCCCGGGCCCAGATCGTCCGGGCGGCCCAGGCGACCTTCTACGCCCAGCCCGGCCTCTTCCGCGGCGCCGCCGGAATGATCCTGCACCTGTCCCGGACCACGACCCCCGGGCCCGGCACCCGCGCCGGGGACATCGCCCGGCAGATCGAGGCCCTGGCCCGCCACGCGCTGCCGTACCGGGGCCACCTCGCCTTCCCCGGCGAGCAGATGATGCGCCTGTCCATGGACCTGTCCACCGGGACCGCCGGCGCCCTCCTCGCCCTCGGCAGCGCCGCGACCGGCGGCCGCGCGCACCTGCCCTTCCTCCCGCCGCCGCGCACCGCGGCGGCCCCAGAGCCGGTCCCCCACCGGGGGGCCGTGACCCCGCACGACACACCCTCGAAGGAAAGGAAACAGCCATGA
- a CDS encoding subtilase-type protease inhibitor, producing the protein MRHRLAAVSAAALLCLGGTAGVARAEPAGPSGPSALVFTITQGNDAASGTVLRAAVLSCAYTAGGTHPAPRAACDAVNAAGGDFGRLLTAPAPGRACPKRYDPLTLTADGVWHGERLAWKHTFPNACMMSAALKDDPVFAF; encoded by the coding sequence ATGCGTCACCGCCTGGCCGCAGTTTCCGCCGCCGCTCTCCTCTGCCTCGGCGGCACCGCGGGCGTGGCCCGTGCCGAGCCCGCGGGCCCCTCCGGCCCGTCCGCGCTGGTCTTCACCATCACCCAGGGGAACGACGCCGCCTCGGGCACCGTCCTGCGGGCAGCCGTCCTCAGCTGCGCCTACACCGCCGGCGGCACGCACCCCGCTCCCCGGGCCGCGTGCGACGCCGTCAACGCCGCCGGCGGCGACTTCGGCCGCCTGCTGACCGCCCCGGCCCCCGGCCGCGCCTGCCCGAAGCGCTACGACCCCCTCACCCTCACGGCGGACGGCGTCTGGCACGGCGAACGCCTCGCCTGGAAGCACACCTTTCCCAACGCGTGCATGATGTCCGCGGCCCTCAAGGACGACCCGGTCTTCGCGTTCTGA
- a CDS encoding NUDIX hydrolase: MADGRHEVTVDRGVEVPVPADDEVWTVGAVILDSEGRAFAQKRGPGRKLFPDSWDIVGGHVEPGETLLEALAREVEEETGWRLRRVRSLFGVTAWTGDDGGGTRHEADFLVEVDGDLGHPALEWSKHTAYDWFGPGDLPRLKENRAPGEYLVHDLVAKALLGHPGHSQGVLRTRRPGRP, from the coding sequence ATGGCCGACGGACGACACGAAGTGACCGTGGACAGGGGCGTCGAGGTACCGGTCCCCGCCGATGACGAGGTCTGGACGGTCGGAGCCGTCATCCTCGACTCCGAGGGCCGGGCCTTCGCCCAGAAGCGCGGTCCCGGCCGGAAGCTCTTCCCCGACAGCTGGGACATCGTCGGCGGTCACGTCGAGCCCGGCGAGACCCTCCTCGAAGCCCTGGCACGGGAGGTCGAGGAGGAGACCGGCTGGCGGCTGCGGCGGGTACGGAGCCTGTTCGGGGTCACGGCCTGGACCGGTGACGACGGGGGCGGCACGCGGCACGAGGCCGACTTCCTCGTGGAGGTCGACGGCGACCTGGGCCATCCCGCTCTGGAGTGGTCCAAGCACACCGCCTACGACTGGTTCGGGCCCGGCGACCTCCCGCGCCTGAAGGAGAACCGGGCCCCCGGCGAGTACCTCGTCCACGACCTGGTGGCGAAGGCCCTGCTCGGGCACCCGGGCCACTCCCAGGGGGTCCTCAGAACGCGAAGACCGGGTCGTCCTTGA
- a CDS encoding alpha/beta fold hydrolase — protein MSTFVLVHGAGDVGWYWHLVAADLRARGHRVVAPDLPGGDDALTLDDYADAVVRAVGDRRELVVVGQSFGAFTAPLVAARRPVASLVLVAGMVPAPGESADRWWVETGYAEAVRAQAGRDGGLTGSTDPYVGFYHDVPRGLADEALRRERAHPSPAATAQPWPLEAWPDVPTRFVLCTEDRFLPPGFLRRLVRERLGVVPEEIAAGHCVALSRPAELAALLAGPGGG, from the coding sequence GTGAGCACGTTCGTGCTGGTCCACGGGGCCGGCGACGTCGGCTGGTACTGGCACCTGGTCGCGGCCGATCTCAGGGCGCGTGGGCACCGCGTGGTGGCCCCGGACCTTCCGGGCGGTGACGACGCGCTGACGCTCGACGACTACGCCGACGCCGTCGTCCGGGCGGTCGGCGACCGTCGCGAACTCGTCGTCGTGGGCCAGTCGTTCGGTGCGTTCACCGCCCCGCTGGTCGCCGCCCGGCGCCCGGTCGCCTCGCTGGTCCTGGTCGCCGGGATGGTGCCCGCCCCGGGCGAGTCGGCGGACCGCTGGTGGGTCGAGACCGGCTACGCCGAGGCCGTGCGGGCCCAGGCGGGCCGGGACGGGGGGCTGACCGGCAGCACGGACCCCTACGTCGGCTTCTACCACGACGTGCCCCGCGGCCTGGCCGACGAGGCGCTGAGGAGGGAACGGGCCCATCCCTCGCCGGCGGCGACCGCGCAGCCGTGGCCCCTGGAGGCCTGGCCGGATGTGCCGACGCGGTTCGTGCTGTGCACCGAGGACCGCTTCCTTCCCCCCGGCTTCCTGCGCCGGCTGGTGCGGGAACGCCTGGGAGTGGTCCCGGAGGAGATCGCGGCGGGCCACTGCGTCGCGCTGAGCCGCCCCGCCGAACTGGCCGCCCTCCTGGCCGGGCCGGGCGGGGGCTGA
- a CDS encoding VOC family protein yields the protein MTSIKQFQVTFDCADPERVARFWCEVLGYVVPPPPKGFADWNEFDRSLPAERQGSAFACVDPSGVGPRLFFQRVPEGKAVKNRVHLDVRVGTGLVGDERVAALEAECARLVALGAVRVQLLRADGFDESCLTMQDVEGNEFCLD from the coding sequence GTGACTTCGATCAAACAGTTCCAGGTGACCTTCGACTGCGCCGACCCGGAGCGTGTCGCCCGCTTCTGGTGCGAGGTGCTGGGGTACGTCGTCCCGCCGCCGCCGAAGGGCTTCGCCGACTGGAACGAGTTCGACCGCTCGCTGCCCGCCGAACGGCAGGGCTCGGCGTTCGCCTGCGTCGACCCCTCGGGCGTGGGCCCGCGGCTGTTCTTCCAGCGCGTTCCCGAGGGCAAGGCCGTCAAGAACCGGGTCCATCTCGACGTACGGGTCGGCACGGGACTGGTCGGGGACGAGCGCGTGGCCGCGCTGGAGGCCGAATGCGCGCGGCTGGTCGCACTGGGCGCGGTCCGCGTGCAGCTGCTGCGGGCCGACGGCTTCGACGAGTCGTGCCTCACGATGCAGGACGTCGAGGGCAACGAGTTCTGCCTCGACTGA
- a CDS encoding TetR/AcrR family transcriptional regulator has protein sequence MPGEGKSGGAGVDPERLWLRPAEPRRGRRPSFTREAITVAAVAVADAEGLEAVTMRRVASEVGAGVMSLYSYAPDKETLVELMVDHVSAELTVTDAPAGDWRAGLKAVARLQRAHMLRHPWLPAALATRRSPGPNTLAFLEHVLAVLRPSGLAGAARMEVFAQLTGFVAGHVGYEIAQARAAEPPGRAEAEARYLAAVAADGHHPELAEALASAGAPATPDETFARFLDRLVDGLDST, from the coding sequence ATGCCCGGCGAGGGAAAGTCCGGCGGCGCCGGCGTCGACCCGGAACGGCTCTGGCTGCGCCCGGCCGAGCCCCGCAGGGGCCGCCGGCCCTCCTTCACCCGGGAGGCGATCACGGTCGCGGCCGTAGCGGTGGCGGACGCCGAAGGGCTGGAGGCCGTCACCATGCGGCGGGTGGCCTCCGAGGTCGGCGCCGGCGTGATGTCGCTCTACAGCTACGCCCCCGACAAGGAGACGCTGGTGGAGCTGATGGTCGATCACGTCAGCGCCGAGCTGACGGTCACGGACGCGCCGGCCGGCGACTGGCGCGCCGGCCTGAAGGCCGTCGCCCGCCTCCAGCGCGCCCACATGCTGCGCCACCCCTGGCTGCCGGCGGCCCTGGCCACCAGGCGCTCCCCGGGCCCGAACACCCTGGCCTTCCTGGAGCACGTGCTCGCCGTCCTGCGGCCGAGCGGACTGGCCGGCGCCGCGAGGATGGAGGTCTTCGCCCAGCTCACGGGCTTCGTGGCCGGACACGTCGGCTACGAGATCGCGCAGGCGCGGGCCGCGGAGCCCCCGGGCCGGGCCGAGGCCGAGGCCCGTTACCTGGCCGCCGTCGCCGCCGACGGCCACCACCCGGAGCTCGCCGAAGCCCTCGCCTCCGCCGGGGCCCCCGCCACCCCGGACGAGACCTTCGCCCGGTTCCTCGACCGCCTGGTCGACGGCCTGGACAGCACCTGA
- a CDS encoding CocE/NonD family hydrolase has product MRATWRGLPAARHAAGWEPGLEVPAADGTPLITDHYFPRGEGDFPTLLVRSPYGRGIPWSPMYGLLFAEQGFHVVVQSCRGTGGSGGTFHLWRNEAADGLATLSWLREQPWFDGRLGTVGPSYLGYVQWALALDPPPELKAMVVQVGLHDPHALFHTDGALHLENALVVGLGMTYQHRGALPFLKATLRLQRRLREATTAQPLRGGHVRALGGEVPWLDEVMAHPDADDPYWRGASLAGAADRLRVPTALITGWHDALAGQTLDQYARLRRAGCETSLLVGPWTHTSAFQRGWPEVFGESLAWLRAHLCEDSSALRPAPVRVHTGGEDPWRDLAAWPPPGTDDTWYAAPGGHLIERAPTDSAPLATFRYDPADPTPSLGGPLLSRTAGPRDNTALEVRDDVLTFTGPPLAEPLDVMGAVRARLTVSTDTGHADVFTRLCDVDPQGRSVNVCDGLGRVSAEAGEAARISVPMGSTAHRFAAGHRIRWQISAGAHPRYARSPGTGAPPVDATAFTPVRVTLHTDSALTTPRPVSPQG; this is encoded by the coding sequence ATGCGGGCCACCTGGCGGGGACTGCCGGCCGCACGGCACGCGGCCGGCTGGGAACCGGGACTGGAGGTCCCCGCCGCCGACGGCACCCCCCTGATCACCGACCACTACTTCCCCCGGGGAGAGGGCGACTTCCCCACCCTCCTGGTCCGCTCGCCCTACGGCCGGGGCATCCCCTGGTCCCCCATGTACGGGCTGCTCTTCGCCGAACAGGGCTTCCACGTGGTCGTGCAGAGCTGCCGCGGAACCGGCGGCTCGGGCGGTACGTTCCACCTCTGGCGCAACGAGGCGGCCGACGGCCTGGCCACCCTCTCCTGGCTGCGGGAACAGCCCTGGTTCGACGGAAGGCTCGGGACCGTCGGCCCCAGCTACCTCGGCTACGTGCAGTGGGCCCTCGCCCTCGACCCGCCGCCCGAACTGAAGGCCATGGTCGTGCAGGTGGGCCTCCACGACCCCCACGCCCTCTTCCACACGGACGGCGCGCTGCACCTGGAGAACGCCCTCGTCGTCGGCCTCGGCATGACCTACCAGCACCGGGGCGCCCTGCCCTTCCTCAAGGCCACCCTGCGCCTGCAGCGCCGTCTGCGCGAGGCCACCACGGCGCAGCCCCTGCGCGGAGGGCACGTCCGCGCCCTCGGAGGTGAAGTCCCCTGGCTGGACGAGGTGATGGCGCACCCGGACGCCGACGACCCCTACTGGCGGGGCGCCTCGCTCGCCGGGGCGGCGGACCGGCTGCGGGTGCCCACCGCCCTGATCACCGGATGGCACGACGCACTCGCCGGACAGACCCTCGACCAGTACGCCCGGCTGCGGCGCGCCGGATGCGAGACCAGCCTGCTCGTCGGCCCCTGGACCCACACCTCCGCCTTCCAGCGGGGATGGCCCGAGGTGTTCGGCGAAAGCCTCGCCTGGCTGCGCGCCCACCTCTGCGAGGACTCCTCCGCTCTGCGCCCCGCGCCCGTGCGCGTCCACACCGGCGGCGAAGACCCCTGGCGGGACCTGGCGGCCTGGCCGCCGCCCGGGACCGACGACACCTGGTACGCCGCCCCGGGCGGACACCTCATCGAACGGGCCCCCACGGACTCCGCGCCGCTGGCCACCTTCCGCTACGACCCGGCCGACCCCACCCCCTCCCTCGGCGGTCCCCTGCTCTCCCGCACCGCCGGTCCGCGCGACAACACCGCCCTGGAGGTCCGCGACGACGTCCTGACCTTCACCGGTCCGCCCCTGGCCGAGCCGCTGGACGTCATGGGAGCGGTCCGGGCACGGCTGACGGTCTCCACCGACACCGGGCACGCCGACGTCTTCACCCGCCTGTGCGACGTGGACCCCCAGGGGCGCTCCGTCAACGTCTGCGACGGACTGGGCCGGGTCAGCGCGGAGGCGGGGGAGGCGGCACGGATCTCCGTTCCGATGGGCTCCACCGCCCACCGCTTCGCCGCCGGCCACCGCATACGCTGGCAGATCAGCGCGGGAGCCCACCCCCGCTACGCCCGCAGCCCCGGCACCGGCGCGCCCCCGGTGGACGCGACGGCCTTCACCCCGGTGCGCGTCACGCTCCACACGGACTCGGCCCTGACCACCCCGCGGCCGGTGTCCCCCCAGGGGTGA